From a region of the Arvicanthis niloticus isolate mArvNil1 chromosome 6, mArvNil1.pat.X, whole genome shotgun sequence genome:
- the Tmem94 gene encoding transmembrane protein 94 isoform X6 — translation MDLKEKLLSPMEASILLDTSGTEYLLVLDPGLQRPEVLLDLSKEAKNLVVNTFWKAEGEPPLALGLSTRKALSVLKEQLEAVLEKHLKERKKCLTWKEAWRSSFLHLGNRCSCFHWPGASLMLLAGLLLLCCCGGQPAGSRGVELVNASALFLLLLLNLILIGRQDRLKRQEVERRLRGIIDQIQDALRDGKEIKWPNSMYPDLHMPFAPSWSLHWAYRDGHLVNLPVSLLVEGDIIALRPGQESFASLRGIKDDEHIVLEPGDLFPPFSPPPSPRGEVKKGPQNPQQHRLFRVLETPVIDNIRWCLDTALSRPVTALDNERFTVQSVMLHYAVPVVLAGFLITNALRFMFKAPGVTSWQYTLLQLQVNGMLPILPLLFPVLWVLATACGEARVLAQMSKASPSSLLAKFSEDTLSSYTEAVSSQEMLCCIWGHFLRVIQGTSPTLSHSASLLHSLGSVTVLCCVDKQGILSWPNPSPETVLFFSGKVEPPHSSHEDLTDDLSTRSFCHPEVEEEPHERDALLAGSLNNTLHLSNAQERGDWPGDVPKPSEPYSHHKGHGRSKHPSGSNVSFSRDTEGGEEEPSKAQPGTEGDPYEAEDFVCDYHLEMLSLSQDQQNPSCIQFDDSNWQLHLTSLKPLGLNVLLNLCNASVTERLCRFSDHLCNIALQESHSAVLPVHVPWGLCELARLIGFTPGAKELFKQENHLALYRLPSAETVKETSLGRPSCVTKRRPPLSHMISLFIKDTATSTEQMLSHGSADVVMEACTDFWDGADIYPLSGSDRKKVLDFYQRACLSGYCSAFAYKPMNCTLSSQLNGKCIELVQVPGQNSIFTMCELPSTVPIKPNIRRSSWSSDEGIGEVLEKEDCMQALSGQIFMGMVSSQYQARLDIVRLIDGLVNACIRFVYFSLEDELRSKVFAEKMGLETGWNCHISLTPNGDMPGSEIPPSSPSHAGSLHDDLNQVSRDDAEGLLLLEEEGHSDLISFQPTDSDVPSFLEDCNRAKLPRGIHQVRPHLQNIDNVPLLVPLFTDCTPDTMCEMIKIMQEYGEVTCCLGSSANLRNSCLFLQSDVSIALDPLYPSRCSWETFGYATSTTMAQASDGLSPLQLSGQLNSLPCSLTFRQEETISIIRLIEQARHATYGIRKCFLFLLQCQLTLVVIQFLSCLVQLPPLLSTTDILWLSCFCYPLLSISLLGKPPHSSIMSMATGKNLQSIPKKTQHYFLLCFLLKFSLTISSCLTCFGFTLQSFCDSARAQNLTNCSSVMLCSNDDRAPAWFGDFANGLLFAQKLTAALIVLHTVFISITHVHRTKPLWRKSPLTNLWWAVTVPVVLLGQVVQTVVDLQLWTHRDSRVHFGLEDVPLLTWLLGCLSLVLVVVTNEIVKLHEIRVRVRYQKRQKLQFETKLGMNSPF, via the exons AGCCCCATGGAGGCCTCTATCCTTCTGGATACTAGCGGCACTGAATACTTGCTTGTTTTGGACCCTGGGCTCCAGAGGCCAGAGGTCCTACTGGATTTAAGTAAAGAAGCTAAGAATCTTGTGGTGAACACGTTCTGGAAAGCTGAG GGAGAGCCCCCCTTGGCCCTGGGCCTGTCTACCAGGAAGGCCCTGAGTGTCCTgaaggagcagctggaggctgtATTGGAGAAACACCTCAAAGAACGGAAGAAATGTCTTACATGGAAG GAGGCATGGAGAAGCAGCTTCCTGCACCTTGGTAACCGCTGCTCCTGTTTCCACTGGCCCGGGGCTTCCCTCATGCTGCTGgctgggctgctgctgctgtgttgcTGTGGGGGCCAGCCAGCTGGGAG CCGCGGAGTGGAGCTGGTAAATGCCTCTGCTTTGTTCCTGTTGCTGCTTCTCAACCTCATCCTCATTGGGCGGCAAGATCGGCTGAAGCGCCAGGAGGTTGAGCGTAGGCTCCGTGGGATCATTGATCAAATCCAAG ATGCTCTCAGGGATGGAAAAGAGATCAAGTGGCCGAACTCCATGTACCCAGACCTCCATATGCCCTTTGCACCTTCCTGGTCCCTGCACTGGGCTTACAGAGACGGACACCTGGTGAACCTGCCAGTTAGCCTGTTGGTAGAAGGAGACATCATAGCCCTGAGGCCTGGCCAGGAGTCCTTTGCCTCCCTGAGGGGCATCAAG GATGACGAGCACATTGTCTTGGAGCCGGGAGACCTGTTTCCCCCCTTCTCTCCACCACCCTCACCCCGGGGAGAAGTAAAGAAAGGGCCCCAGAACCCCCAGCAACATCGGCTCTTTCGAGTCCTGGAGACGCCTGTGATTGACAACATCAG ATGGTGCTTGGACACAGCCCTGTCCCGCCCGGTCACTGCTCTAGACAATGAAAGATTCACAGTCCAGTCGGTGATGCTTCACTATGCTGTGCCGGTGGTCCTG GCTGGCTTTCTCATCACCAATGCCCTGCGCTTCATGTTCAAGGCACCTGGGGTCACTTCCTGGCAGTACACCCTTCTCCAGCTCCAG GTAAATGGCATGTTGCCCATCCTCCCTCTGCTTTTCCCAGTCCTCTGGGTCCTGGCCACTGCCTGTGGAGAAGCTCGTGTCCTGGCCCAAATGAGCAAGGCTTCACCCAGCTCCCTG CTGGCCAAGTTCTCAGAGGACACTCTCAGCAGCTATACTGAAGCTGTCTCCTCTCAG GAAATGCTGTGCTGCATTTGGGGTCACTTCCTGAGGGTGATCCAGGGCACATCACCAACACTGAGCCACAGTGCCAGTCTGCTGCATAGCTTGGGCTCCGTTACG GTACTGTGCTGTgtagacaaacagggaatcctaTCATGGCCAAATCCCAGCCCAGAGACTGTGCTCTTCTTCAGTGGGAAGGTGGAGCCCCCCCACAGCAGCCACGAGGACCTCACAGACGACCTGTCTACCCGCTCCTTCTGCCATCCCGAGGTAGAGGAGGAG CCCCACGAGCGTGATGCCCTCCTTGCTGGCTCCCTGAACAATACCCTGCACCTTTCCAACGCGCAGGAGCGTGGTGACTGGCCTGGTGATGTCCCCAAGCCCTCTGAACCCTACTCTCATCACAAAGGACATGGCCGCAGCAAACACCCGTCTGGTTCCAATGTGAGCTTTAGCAGGGACACTGAAGGCGGAGAGGAAGAGCCCAGCAAG gcccagcctgggacagagggtGACCCCTATGAAGCCGAGGACTTCGTGTGTGACTACCACTTGGAGATGCTGAGCCTGTCCCAAGACCAACAGAACCCCTCATGTATCCAGTTCGATGATTCCAACTGGCAGTTACACCTCACCTCCCTCAAGCCCCTGGGCCTCAACGTGCTCCTGAATCTGTGTAACGCCAGTGTCACCGAGCGTCTGTGCCGCTTTTCCGACCACCTGTGCAACATCGCCCTGCAGGAGAGCCACAGTGCTGTGCTGCCTGTGCACGTGCCCTGGGGCCTCTGTGAGCTGGCCCGGCTCATCG GCTTCACTCCAGGGGCCAAGGAGCTCTTCAAGCAGGAGAACCACCTGGCGCTCTAccgcctccccagtgctgagactgtGAAGGAGACTTCACTGGGGCGGCCCTCCTGTGTCACCAAGCGGCGCCCCCCACTCAGCCACATGATCAGCCTCTTCATCAAAGACACTGCCACCA GCACAGAGCAGATGCTGTCCCACGGCAGTGCTGACGTGGTCATGGAGGCCTGCACAGACTTCTGGGATGGTGCTGACATCTACCCTCTGTCAGGTTCAGACAG AAAGAAAGTGCTGGATTTCTACCAGCGAGCCTGCCTATCCGGTTATTGCTCTGCCTTTGCCTACAAGCCCATGAATTGCACGCTGTCCTCTCAGCTTAACGGCAAGTGCATCGAGCTGGTGCAGGTGCCTGGCCAGAACAGCATATTCACCATGTGCGAGCTGCCCAGCACTGTCCCCATTAAGCCAAACATCCGCCGCAGCAGCTGGAGCTCTGATG AAGGGATCGGGGAGGTGCTGGAGAAAGAAGACTGCATGCAGGCCCTGAGCGGTCAGATCTTCATGGGCATGGTGTCCTCCCAGTACCAGGCCCGGCTGGACATCGTGCGTCTCATCGATGGGCTGGTCAACGCCTGTATCCGCTTTGTCTACTTCTCTTTGGAGGATGAGCTCAGGAGCAAG GTGTTTGCAGAAAAGATGGGCCTGGAGACAGGCTGGAACTGCCACATCTCCCTCACGCCCAATGGTGACATGCCTGGCTCTGAGATCCCTCCCTCCAGTCCCAGCCATGCCGGCTCTCTTCATGATGACCTGAATCAGG TGTCCCGAGATGATGCAGAAGGGCTCCTCCTCTTAGAGGAGGAAGGTCACTCAGACCTCATCAGCTTCCAGCCCACCGACAGCGATGTCCCCAGCTTTCTGGAGGACTGCAACCGG GCTAAGCTGCCCCGGGGCATCCACCAGGTGCGGCCCCACCTACAGAACATCGACAATGTACCACTGTTAGTGCCCCTCTTCACCGACTGTACCCCTGATA CCATGTGCGAGATGATAAAGATCATGCAGGAGTATGGGGAGGTGACTTGCTGCCTGGGTAGCTCGGCCAACCTGCGGAAcagctgtctcttcctccagagtgaCGTCAG CATTGCCCTGGATCCCTTGTACCCATCCCGCTGCTCCTGGGAGACCTTTGGCTATGCCACCAGCACCACCATGGCCCAGGCCTCGGATGGCCTTTCTCCCCTGCAGCTATCAGGGCAACTCAACAGCTTGCCTTGCTCCCTGACCTTTCGCCAAGAAGAAACCATCAGCATCATCCGGCTCATTGAGCAG GCTCGGCATGCTACCTATGGCATCCGTAAGTGCTTCCTCTTCTTGTTGCAATGTCAGCTGACCCTTGTGGTCATCCAG TTCCTTTCTTGTCTGGTCCAGCTGCCACCGCTCCTGAGCACCACAGACATCTTATGGCTGTCCTGCTTTTGTTACCCTCTGCTCAG CATCTCTCTATTGGGGAAACCACCACATAGCTCCATCATGTCTATGGCAACAGGCAAAAACCTTCAGTCCATTCCTAAGAAG ACACAGCACTACTTCCTGCTCTGCTTCTTGCTCAAGTTCAGCCTTACCATCAGCTCGTGCCTCACCTGCTTTGGCTTCACACTGCAGAGCTTCTGTGACAGTGCCCGGGCCCAAAACCTCACCAACTGCTCCTCAGTCATGCTTTGCAG CAATGATGACAGAGCTCCAGCCTGGTTTGGGGATTTCGCCAATGGGTTGCTGTTTGCTCAGAAGCTAACAGCTGCCCTGATTGTTTTGCACACTG TCTTTATCTCCATCACCCATGTACATCGAACCAAGCCTCTGTGGAGAAAGAGCCCTTTGACAAACCTCTGGTGGGCGGTGACCGTGCCTGTGGT GCTGCTCGGTCAGGTGGTCCAGACAGTGGTGGACCTGCAGCTGTGGACACACAGGGACTCACGTGTCCACTTTGGCCTAGAAGATGTGCCCCTGTTAACATGGCTCCTGGGCTGCCTGTCCCTGGTCCTTGTGGTAGTCACCAATGAGATTGTAAAGCTACATGAGATTCG GGTCCGTGTCCGCTACCAGAAGCGCCAGAAGCTGCAGTTTGAGACTAAGCTGGGCATGAATTCTCCCTTCTGA
- the Tmem94 gene encoding transmembrane protein 94 isoform X8 codes for MDLKEKLLGEPPLALGLSTRKALSVLKEQLEAVLEKHLKERKKCLTWKEAWRSSFLHLGNRCSCFHWPGASLMLLAGLLLLCCCGGQPAGSRGVELVNASALFLLLLLNLILIGRQDRLKRQEVERRLRGIIDQIQDALRDGKEIKWPNSMYPDLHMPFAPSWSLHWAYRDGHLVNLPVSLLVEGDIIALRPGQESFASLRGIKDDEHIVLEPGDLFPPFSPPPSPRGEVKKGPQNPQQHRLFRVLETPVIDNIRWCLDTALSRPVTALDNERFTVQSVMLHYAVPVVLAGFLITNALRFMFKAPGVTSWQYTLLQLQVNGMLPILPLLFPVLWVLATACGEARVLAQMSKASPSSLLAKFSEDTLSSYTEAVSSQEMLCCIWGHFLRVIQGTSPTLSHSASLLHSLGSVTVLCCVDKQGILSWPNPSPETVLFFSGKVEPPHSSHEDLTDDLSTRSFCHPEVEEEPHERDALLAGSLNNTLHLSNAQERGDWPGDVPKPSEPYSHHKGHGRSKHPSGSNVSFSRDTEGGEEEPSKAQPGTEGDPYEAEDFVCDYHLEMLSLSQDQQNPSCIQFDDSNWQLHLTSLKPLGLNVLLNLCNASVTERLCRFSDHLCNIALQESHSAVLPVHVPWGLCELARLIGFTPGAKELFKQENHLALYRLPSAETVKETSLGRPSCVTKRRPPLSHMISLFIKDTATSTEQMLSHGSADVVMEACTDFWDGADIYPLSGSDRKKVLDFYQRACLSGYCSAFAYKPMNCTLSSQLNGKCIELVQVPGQNSIFTMCELPSTVPIKPNIRRSSWSSDEGIGEVLEKEDCMQALSGQIFMGMVSSQYQARLDIVRLIDGLVNACIRFVYFSLEDELRSKVFAEKMGLETGWNCHISLTPNGDMPGSEIPPSSPSHAGSLHDDLNQVSRDDAEGLLLLEEEGHSDLISFQPTDSDVPSFLEDCNRAKLPRGIHQVRPHLQNIDNVPLLVPLFTDCTPDTMCEMIKIMQEYGEVTCCLGSSANLRNSCLFLQSDVSIALDPLYPSRCSWETFGYATSTTMAQASDGLSPLQLSGQLNSLPCSLTFRQEETISIIRLIEQARHATYGIRKCFLFLLQCQLTLVVIQFLSCLVQLPPLLSTTDILWLSCFCYPLLSISLLGKPPHSSIMSMATGKNLQSIPKKTQHYFLLCFLLKFSLTISSCLTCFGFTLQSFCDSARAQNLTNCSSVMLCSNDDRAPAWFGDFANGLLFAQKLTAALIVLHTVFISITHVHRTKPLWRKSPLTNLWWAVTVPVVLLGQVVQTVVDLQLWTHRDSRVHFGLEDVPLLTWLLGCLSLVLVVVTNEIVKLHEIRVRVRYQKRQKLQFETKLGMNSPF; via the exons GGAGAGCCCCCCTTGGCCCTGGGCCTGTCTACCAGGAAGGCCCTGAGTGTCCTgaaggagcagctggaggctgtATTGGAGAAACACCTCAAAGAACGGAAGAAATGTCTTACATGGAAG GAGGCATGGAGAAGCAGCTTCCTGCACCTTGGTAACCGCTGCTCCTGTTTCCACTGGCCCGGGGCTTCCCTCATGCTGCTGgctgggctgctgctgctgtgttgcTGTGGGGGCCAGCCAGCTGGGAG CCGCGGAGTGGAGCTGGTAAATGCCTCTGCTTTGTTCCTGTTGCTGCTTCTCAACCTCATCCTCATTGGGCGGCAAGATCGGCTGAAGCGCCAGGAGGTTGAGCGTAGGCTCCGTGGGATCATTGATCAAATCCAAG ATGCTCTCAGGGATGGAAAAGAGATCAAGTGGCCGAACTCCATGTACCCAGACCTCCATATGCCCTTTGCACCTTCCTGGTCCCTGCACTGGGCTTACAGAGACGGACACCTGGTGAACCTGCCAGTTAGCCTGTTGGTAGAAGGAGACATCATAGCCCTGAGGCCTGGCCAGGAGTCCTTTGCCTCCCTGAGGGGCATCAAG GATGACGAGCACATTGTCTTGGAGCCGGGAGACCTGTTTCCCCCCTTCTCTCCACCACCCTCACCCCGGGGAGAAGTAAAGAAAGGGCCCCAGAACCCCCAGCAACATCGGCTCTTTCGAGTCCTGGAGACGCCTGTGATTGACAACATCAG ATGGTGCTTGGACACAGCCCTGTCCCGCCCGGTCACTGCTCTAGACAATGAAAGATTCACAGTCCAGTCGGTGATGCTTCACTATGCTGTGCCGGTGGTCCTG GCTGGCTTTCTCATCACCAATGCCCTGCGCTTCATGTTCAAGGCACCTGGGGTCACTTCCTGGCAGTACACCCTTCTCCAGCTCCAG GTAAATGGCATGTTGCCCATCCTCCCTCTGCTTTTCCCAGTCCTCTGGGTCCTGGCCACTGCCTGTGGAGAAGCTCGTGTCCTGGCCCAAATGAGCAAGGCTTCACCCAGCTCCCTG CTGGCCAAGTTCTCAGAGGACACTCTCAGCAGCTATACTGAAGCTGTCTCCTCTCAG GAAATGCTGTGCTGCATTTGGGGTCACTTCCTGAGGGTGATCCAGGGCACATCACCAACACTGAGCCACAGTGCCAGTCTGCTGCATAGCTTGGGCTCCGTTACG GTACTGTGCTGTgtagacaaacagggaatcctaTCATGGCCAAATCCCAGCCCAGAGACTGTGCTCTTCTTCAGTGGGAAGGTGGAGCCCCCCCACAGCAGCCACGAGGACCTCACAGACGACCTGTCTACCCGCTCCTTCTGCCATCCCGAGGTAGAGGAGGAG CCCCACGAGCGTGATGCCCTCCTTGCTGGCTCCCTGAACAATACCCTGCACCTTTCCAACGCGCAGGAGCGTGGTGACTGGCCTGGTGATGTCCCCAAGCCCTCTGAACCCTACTCTCATCACAAAGGACATGGCCGCAGCAAACACCCGTCTGGTTCCAATGTGAGCTTTAGCAGGGACACTGAAGGCGGAGAGGAAGAGCCCAGCAAG gcccagcctgggacagagggtGACCCCTATGAAGCCGAGGACTTCGTGTGTGACTACCACTTGGAGATGCTGAGCCTGTCCCAAGACCAACAGAACCCCTCATGTATCCAGTTCGATGATTCCAACTGGCAGTTACACCTCACCTCCCTCAAGCCCCTGGGCCTCAACGTGCTCCTGAATCTGTGTAACGCCAGTGTCACCGAGCGTCTGTGCCGCTTTTCCGACCACCTGTGCAACATCGCCCTGCAGGAGAGCCACAGTGCTGTGCTGCCTGTGCACGTGCCCTGGGGCCTCTGTGAGCTGGCCCGGCTCATCG GCTTCACTCCAGGGGCCAAGGAGCTCTTCAAGCAGGAGAACCACCTGGCGCTCTAccgcctccccagtgctgagactgtGAAGGAGACTTCACTGGGGCGGCCCTCCTGTGTCACCAAGCGGCGCCCCCCACTCAGCCACATGATCAGCCTCTTCATCAAAGACACTGCCACCA GCACAGAGCAGATGCTGTCCCACGGCAGTGCTGACGTGGTCATGGAGGCCTGCACAGACTTCTGGGATGGTGCTGACATCTACCCTCTGTCAGGTTCAGACAG AAAGAAAGTGCTGGATTTCTACCAGCGAGCCTGCCTATCCGGTTATTGCTCTGCCTTTGCCTACAAGCCCATGAATTGCACGCTGTCCTCTCAGCTTAACGGCAAGTGCATCGAGCTGGTGCAGGTGCCTGGCCAGAACAGCATATTCACCATGTGCGAGCTGCCCAGCACTGTCCCCATTAAGCCAAACATCCGCCGCAGCAGCTGGAGCTCTGATG AAGGGATCGGGGAGGTGCTGGAGAAAGAAGACTGCATGCAGGCCCTGAGCGGTCAGATCTTCATGGGCATGGTGTCCTCCCAGTACCAGGCCCGGCTGGACATCGTGCGTCTCATCGATGGGCTGGTCAACGCCTGTATCCGCTTTGTCTACTTCTCTTTGGAGGATGAGCTCAGGAGCAAG GTGTTTGCAGAAAAGATGGGCCTGGAGACAGGCTGGAACTGCCACATCTCCCTCACGCCCAATGGTGACATGCCTGGCTCTGAGATCCCTCCCTCCAGTCCCAGCCATGCCGGCTCTCTTCATGATGACCTGAATCAGG TGTCCCGAGATGATGCAGAAGGGCTCCTCCTCTTAGAGGAGGAAGGTCACTCAGACCTCATCAGCTTCCAGCCCACCGACAGCGATGTCCCCAGCTTTCTGGAGGACTGCAACCGG GCTAAGCTGCCCCGGGGCATCCACCAGGTGCGGCCCCACCTACAGAACATCGACAATGTACCACTGTTAGTGCCCCTCTTCACCGACTGTACCCCTGATA CCATGTGCGAGATGATAAAGATCATGCAGGAGTATGGGGAGGTGACTTGCTGCCTGGGTAGCTCGGCCAACCTGCGGAAcagctgtctcttcctccagagtgaCGTCAG CATTGCCCTGGATCCCTTGTACCCATCCCGCTGCTCCTGGGAGACCTTTGGCTATGCCACCAGCACCACCATGGCCCAGGCCTCGGATGGCCTTTCTCCCCTGCAGCTATCAGGGCAACTCAACAGCTTGCCTTGCTCCCTGACCTTTCGCCAAGAAGAAACCATCAGCATCATCCGGCTCATTGAGCAG GCTCGGCATGCTACCTATGGCATCCGTAAGTGCTTCCTCTTCTTGTTGCAATGTCAGCTGACCCTTGTGGTCATCCAG TTCCTTTCTTGTCTGGTCCAGCTGCCACCGCTCCTGAGCACCACAGACATCTTATGGCTGTCCTGCTTTTGTTACCCTCTGCTCAG CATCTCTCTATTGGGGAAACCACCACATAGCTCCATCATGTCTATGGCAACAGGCAAAAACCTTCAGTCCATTCCTAAGAAG ACACAGCACTACTTCCTGCTCTGCTTCTTGCTCAAGTTCAGCCTTACCATCAGCTCGTGCCTCACCTGCTTTGGCTTCACACTGCAGAGCTTCTGTGACAGTGCCCGGGCCCAAAACCTCACCAACTGCTCCTCAGTCATGCTTTGCAG CAATGATGACAGAGCTCCAGCCTGGTTTGGGGATTTCGCCAATGGGTTGCTGTTTGCTCAGAAGCTAACAGCTGCCCTGATTGTTTTGCACACTG TCTTTATCTCCATCACCCATGTACATCGAACCAAGCCTCTGTGGAGAAAGAGCCCTTTGACAAACCTCTGGTGGGCGGTGACCGTGCCTGTGGT GCTGCTCGGTCAGGTGGTCCAGACAGTGGTGGACCTGCAGCTGTGGACACACAGGGACTCACGTGTCCACTTTGGCCTAGAAGATGTGCCCCTGTTAACATGGCTCCTGGGCTGCCTGTCCCTGGTCCTTGTGGTAGTCACCAATGAGATTGTAAAGCTACATGAGATTCG GGTCCGTGTCCGCTACCAGAAGCGCCAGAAGCTGCAGTTTGAGACTAAGCTGGGCATGAATTCTCCCTTCTGA